The window CTAACTATGAGAGTCCTAAGGTAGCGAAGTTCCTTGTCGGGTAATTTCCGACGCGCATGAATCGCGTAACGACTTGGACACTGTCTCAACGAGGGACTCGGCGAAATTGTAGTTGTGGTGAAGATACCACATACCCGTGGCAAGACGGAAAGACCCCGTGAACCTTTACTGTAGCTTATTATTGGATTTTGGTACAGTATGTGTAGGATAGGTGGGAGGCTGTGAAGTCCTGACGTAAGTTAGGATGGAGCCAATGGTGAAATACCACTCTTGCTATGCTAAAATTCTAACAGATTACCGTGAAGCCGGTTTCTGGACAGTGGTAAGTGGGCAGTTTGACTGGGGCGGTCTCCTCCAAAAAAGTAACGGAGGAGTCCAAAGGCTTCCTCAGTGCGCTTGGCAACCGCATGTAGAGTGTAAAGGCATAAGGAAGCTTAACTGCGAGACGTATATGTCAAGCAGGTGTGAAAGCAGGGCTTAGTGATCCGGCGGTTCTGTGTGGAAAGGCCGTCGCTCAACAGATAAAAGGTACTCCGGGGATAACAGGCTGATCTCCCCCGAGCGTTCATAGCGGCGGGGAGGTTTGGCACCTCGATGTCGGCTCATCGCATCCTGGGGCTGAAGAAGGTCCCAAGGGTTTGGGAGTTCACCAATTAAAGCGATACGCGAGCTGGGTTTAGACCGTCGTGAGACAGGTCGGTCCCTATCTGCCATGGGCGTACGATATTTGAGAAAATCTGCCTCTAGTACGAGAGGATCGAGGTGGACGAACATATGGTGATTCAGTTGTTGTGCTAGCAGCATGGCTGAGTAGCTAAGTTCGGCAAGGATAAACGCTGAAAGCATATAAGCGTGAAGCCTATTTCAAGACTAGATATCGTTCTCCGATTTATCGGAGAGAAGACACCTTAAAGACTATAAGGTTGATAGGCCAGAGGTGTAAGTTCGGTAACGAACTAGCTAACTGGTACTAATATGTCGAAAAGCTTGATCACCCTTAATTTTCTTTGTTAGTTTTATATTATTTAATTTCAAAGTTAACTGTATTGTTAATATTACGATATGAAATCTCAAAAATTTCCGGTGACTATAGTAAGTAATCAAAACCCGTTCCCATTCCGAACACGGTAGTTAAAGTGCTTGCGCCGATGGTACTGTTCAAAAGACGGGAGAGTAGGTATTGCCGGATTAAATTAAAACCCATCCTGAAGATTTTTTTTGGATGGGTTTTTTAGTTTACGAAATACCTCTTATTTTTTGATTATACATAACGTTGAGAATCTATACTAATGGATGATCCAGAAGAAATTTTCAGGGAGTATATTCAATCAAAAGGATTAAAATTTACCCCTGAAAGAAAGTCTATTTTAAATTACGTATTTAAAAATCATGGTCATTTTGAAGTTGAAGAGTTGTTGTTTGAAATGAAAAAAAATAAAGCTCGGGTTTCAAAAGCCACAATCTATCGAACGGTTGCGCTGTTGGTAAAATGCGGTTTGTTAAGAGAGGTTATTTTTGGAGAAAAACATACTCACTATGAGTATGTTTATGGCCACGAACACCATGAGCATCTTGTTTGCGAAGGATGTGGCAGAATAATAGAGTTCAGTGATGAAAGAATTGAAAAGTTTCAAGATGAAGTTTGTGTCAAGAACAAGTTTAGACCCGAATCCCATCGTTTTCAGATAACGGGTTATTGTCATGACTGTACTGGCGGGCATAAAACGTAAAGTAATATATAATCCATTTTATACAGAAATCAATACCTATTGCATTTAATTTTTTTTAGAAAGAGTAAGATTATGGCACGTGTATGTGAAATATGTGGTAAAGGTACATCGGTCGGGTATCAAATTGAGCGTAGGGGTTTGGCAAAAAGAAAAGGTGGAGTTGGTAGAAAGATAACAGGGCGAACAAAGAGAAAATTTAAGGCAAATATTCAATCGTTGAAAGCAAAGATAAAGGGAAGTATAAAGAGGATTAAAATTTGTACGAGATGTTTAAATTCGGGCAAAGTTGTTAAGGTAACATAGCAAAGAGGGTATAAGTAATAATTTGTCTGAGAGGAAATAGTGGAAATTGATTCTGAAGAAATTACCTTCATAGCTAAACTGTCAAGGATAAAACTTGATGATAGCGAAAAGGATATATTTAAAAAACAGCTGGTAAAGGTTTTGCAATATATTGAAAAGTTGAACGAATTAGATTTAGGCAACGATAATCCAACCTTATATACCTCTTCATTGAAAAATGTTTTCAGAGAGGACACTTTGAAACCCTCATACCAACAAGAAAGAGTTATCAATATCTCTCCTTCAAACGTTAACGGATTCTTTAAAGTACCAAAAATTATTGAATAATGAATTCTTAATATCTGTTAACTTCTGCCTCCAGCGAAAAGTAGTTTTCCGTTTCTTTTAAATGATTTTTATGCAGTTTTCATAGATGCAGTCAGGTCCTATAGACCTTTTTGTATTTCGATAATAGATTTTTGGAGAGAATTTTTGTTTTTACACGAATTAACTGCTAAGCAAATTCGGGATAAGATAGTAAACCGGGAAATATCTGCTCTGGAGATAATAGAGAATATTTTTAGTCGGATTAAGCAGAAAGAACCTTTGGTAAAGGCATACATAAGTTTGGATCAGGAGGGAGCGTTAATAAAAGCAAGAGAGATAGATTTCAAGCTTCAAAATGGGGATGTTGTAGGGAAATTAGC is drawn from Candidatus Scalindua sp. and contains these coding sequences:
- the gatC gene encoding Asp-tRNA(Asn)/Glu-tRNA(Gln) amidotransferase subunit GatC, translating into MEIDSEEITFIAKLSRIKLDDSEKDIFKKQLVKVLQYIEKLNELDLGNDNPTLYTSSLKNVFREDTLKPSYQQERVINISPSNVNGFFKVPKIIE
- the rpmB gene encoding 50S ribosomal protein L28, coding for MARVCEICGKGTSVGYQIERRGLAKRKGGVGRKITGRTKRKFKANIQSLKAKIKGSIKRIKICTRCLNSGKVVKVT
- a CDS encoding transcriptional repressor; amino-acid sequence: MDDPEEIFREYIQSKGLKFTPERKSILNYVFKNHGHFEVEELLFEMKKNKARVSKATIYRTVALLVKCGLLREVIFGEKHTHYEYVYGHEHHEHLVCEGCGRIIEFSDERIEKFQDEVCVKNKFRPESHRFQITGYCHDCTGGHKT